In Pseudonocardia sp. C8, one genomic interval encodes:
- a CDS encoding NYN domain-containing protein, with protein sequence MASDDGAGAGPAGSGAPSGPVPDAAAGRCAAAGDAAQVAWSSLPSPLRTRLAEIAGTALSGMPAADVPGPLRRFAKFTPAKRARLGGQALVTRLEQDPAFRAAVVAWWAEHRPGELELPDAGAAGGTATGADHGTAGSGADRGTAAEHGTASDHGTGAEGGTGADHGTATDHGTGAGAATGAESAPAPVTAAAGRDAPLPAPVDRIDAAAVALLTGDPLAPRWVAEVERAADLSALRAERDEALAKVDKVTAELERVTAELAEERERARSRVADRESEYQQMRRRVSEQGAKLRAALDARAELEAEVDRLRAGADERLAAARAQCESERERADQERRRAESAAREVAAARQAAREARRADEVRLELLIDTVGGAIAGLRRELDIGAGGPRPADLVAGGAGEAAGARAGVPVDGLAALDTLLAVPSMHLIVDGYNVSKTGYPDLPLADQRSRLVGQLGALGARTGVEITVVFDGAAVTAAPMRGTRGVRVLFSEAGVLADDVLRDLVAAEPAGRPLLVATSDQEVVRSVRRRGAHTVPSAILLRRLGG encoded by the coding sequence ATGGCGAGCGACGACGGAGCAGGAGCGGGGCCCGCGGGTTCCGGCGCCCCGTCGGGCCCGGTGCCGGATGCGGCGGCCGGCCGGTGCGCCGCAGCGGGAGACGCCGCACAGGTGGCCTGGTCGTCGCTGCCGTCGCCGTTGCGGACGCGGCTCGCGGAGATCGCGGGCACCGCGCTGAGCGGGATGCCGGCCGCCGACGTCCCCGGCCCGTTGCGCCGGTTCGCCAAGTTCACGCCCGCCAAACGGGCCCGCCTCGGCGGCCAGGCGCTGGTCACCCGGCTGGAGCAGGACCCGGCGTTCCGGGCGGCCGTCGTCGCGTGGTGGGCCGAGCACCGGCCGGGTGAGCTGGAGCTGCCCGACGCCGGCGCCGCCGGGGGGACGGCGACCGGTGCGGATCACGGGACTGCCGGATCCGGCGCGGACCGCGGGACCGCCGCGGAGCACGGGACCGCCAGCGACCACGGCACCGGTGCGGAAGGCGGGACCGGCGCCGACCACGGCACCGCCACCGACCACGGGACCGGTGCGGGAGCGGCGACCGGTGCGGAGAGCGCACCGGCCCCGGTCACCGCGGCGGCCGGGCGCGACGCACCGCTGCCCGCGCCGGTCGACCGGATCGATGCGGCCGCCGTCGCGTTGCTGACCGGCGACCCGCTGGCCCCCCGGTGGGTCGCCGAGGTCGAGCGGGCGGCCGACCTGTCCGCCCTGCGCGCCGAGCGGGACGAGGCCCTCGCGAAGGTCGACAAGGTGACCGCGGAGCTGGAGCGGGTGACCGCGGAGCTGGCCGAGGAACGCGAGCGGGCGCGGTCGCGCGTCGCGGACCGCGAGTCGGAGTACCAGCAGATGCGCCGCCGGGTCAGCGAGCAGGGCGCGAAGCTACGGGCCGCACTGGACGCCCGCGCCGAGCTGGAGGCCGAGGTGGACCGCCTCCGGGCCGGCGCCGACGAGCGGCTGGCGGCGGCGCGCGCGCAGTGCGAGTCCGAGCGGGAACGCGCCGACCAGGAACGGCGGCGGGCCGAGTCCGCCGCCCGGGAGGTCGCCGCGGCCCGGCAGGCCGCGCGCGAGGCCCGGCGCGCCGACGAGGTGCGCCTCGAGCTGCTGATCGACACGGTCGGGGGCGCGATCGCGGGGCTGCGCCGCGAGCTGGACATCGGTGCCGGCGGGCCGCGCCCGGCCGATCTCGTCGCGGGCGGTGCGGGGGAGGCCGCGGGTGCGCGGGCCGGCGTCCCGGTCGACGGGCTCGCCGCCCTGGACACGCTGCTCGCGGTGCCCTCCATGCATCTCATCGTCGACGGCTACAACGTCAGCAAGACCGGGTACCCCGACCTGCCGCTGGCCGACCAGCGCTCCCGGCTGGTGGGGCAGCTGGGCGCGCTCGGCGCCCGCACCGGGGTGGAGATCACCGTCGTCTTCGACGGTGCGGCGGTCACCGCCGCCCCGATGCGGGGGACCCGCGGGGTGCGCGTGCTGTTCAGCGA